In Saccharicrinis fermentans DSM 9555 = JCM 21142, a genomic segment contains:
- a CDS encoding fibronectin type III domain-containing protein, with translation MGLMTSCSDDDDAKPAGITIEATETTEHTIKVTFNEVADALFYDIEFGKKGETLEYVESSTILSFDFDELKAGTDYTIKITAINSNGKEIGEGTIDITTKDVLSTLVGEWKYTYNDDEEKTIIYHFDEDGFGTYKYFTNDEQIIMWSASDDQLTITTYTSQVGGISSTEEVSYIVYPENGMVKIDDTTYFFME, from the coding sequence ATGGGCTTAATGACATCTTGTAGTGATGATGATGACGCCAAACCTGCCGGCATCACAATTGAAGCTACAGAAACAACAGAACATACTATTAAGGTAACATTTAACGAAGTAGCTGATGCTCTTTTTTACGATATCGAATTTGGAAAAAAAGGAGAGACACTTGAATATGTAGAATCGTCCACAATTTTAAGTTTTGACTTTGATGAGCTAAAAGCTGGCACAGACTATACAATTAAGATAACTGCCATAAACTCCAATGGCAAAGAAATTGGCGAAGGAACAATTGACATAACAACAAAAGATGTATTGTCAACACTTGTGGGCGAATGGAAATATACCTATAATGACGATGAAGAGAAAACAATCATCTACCATTTCGATGAAGATGGATTTGGAACCTACAAGTATTTTACCAATGACGAGCAAATCATTATGTGGTCGGCTTCTGATGATCAATTAACCATTACCACCTACACAAGCCAGGTTGGGGGAATCTCATCAACAGAAGAGGTAAGTTACATCGTATATCCAGAAAATGGCATGGTAAAAATAGATGATACTACATACTTTTTTATGGAATAA
- a CDS encoding ISAon1 family transposase N-terminal region protein yields the protein MEKKELSSELLALFLPEGILDYFQIVSYRKSSSGKHIYDKQLELTLEEKDIIPSEYQSYPYRSSGFMEARYIDNYPIRNMLVKLKVRRRRWEITINSKKKQVSRNWEVIAQGKGTRMSEEYAFLNVFQRLPG from the coding sequence ATTGAGAAAAAAGAACTATCATCGGAGCTACTGGCTCTATTCTTACCAGAAGGGATATTAGATTATTTCCAGATCGTATCCTATAGAAAATCTTCAAGCGGAAAGCATATTTACGATAAACAGTTGGAATTAACACTTGAAGAAAAAGACATTATACCATCAGAATACCAATCTTATCCCTATAGGTCGAGTGGTTTTATGGAAGCTCGTTATATTGATAATTACCCTATTCGTAATATGCTAGTAAAGCTAAAGGTTAGGCGACGACGTTGGGAGATTACGATTAATAGTAAAAAGAAACAAGTAAGCCGTAATTGGGAAGTAATAGCGCAGGGTAAGGGTACTCGAATGAGCGAAGAGTATGCTTTTTTAAATGTTTTTCAAAGACTACCAGGATAA
- the gmk gene encoding guanylate kinase, translating into MKNGKLIIFSAPSGSGKTTIVRKLLEKDLKMEFSISATTRAPRGNEKHGVDYYFLSPEEFRTKINKGELLEWEEVYNDKYYGTLKSEVERITSKGNNVVFDVDVVGGLNIKKMYGNRAIAIFIQPPSIGELKNRLEMRGTDSKEVIEQRVNKAEKELTYAQDFDQIVVNNNLNKAIEQTEKLLNCFLNA; encoded by the coding sequence ATGAAAAATGGCAAATTGATTATTTTTTCAGCCCCCTCCGGTTCGGGCAAGACTACTATTGTCCGAAAGCTGCTTGAAAAGGATCTCAAAATGGAGTTTTCTATATCTGCAACCACAAGAGCTCCGCGTGGCAATGAAAAACATGGCGTAGATTACTACTTTTTAAGTCCGGAAGAGTTCCGGACAAAAATAAACAAGGGCGAATTACTTGAATGGGAAGAAGTATATAATGACAAATACTATGGCACTTTGAAGAGCGAAGTAGAACGCATTACCTCAAAAGGTAATAATGTAGTGTTTGACGTAGATGTGGTGGGTGGACTAAATATAAAAAAAATGTATGGCAATAGAGCTATTGCCATTTTCATCCAACCTCCTTCAATAGGCGAGTTAAAAAACAGGTTGGAGATGCGCGGAACAGATTCAAAGGAAGTTATTGAACAAAGAGTCAACAAAGCCGAAAAAGAATTGACCTACGCCCAGGATTTCGACCAGATCGTTGTTAATAACAACCTGAATAAGGCCATTGAACAAACAGAAAAACTACTGAATTGTTTCTTGAATGCCTAA
- a CDS encoding YhcH/YjgK/YiaL family protein, translated as MIVDSLENVKHYRNLNERIKKAFEFLEEIDFESIEPGKYNVDGDLIFAIVSEYNTKEHEDARPEAHERYLDIQYIVKGEEFMGYVPLEDQEVMTPYNVEKDVIFYHAEVSPVKISEGMFALFYPGDIHAPSMKIETSKPVKKVVVKVAV; from the coding sequence ATGATTGTTGATAGCTTAGAAAACGTAAAGCATTACAGAAATTTAAATGAAAGAATAAAAAAGGCCTTCGAATTCCTTGAAGAAATAGATTTTGAAAGCATTGAACCTGGAAAATACAATGTAGATGGAGACCTGATATTTGCAATCGTGAGCGAATACAACACCAAAGAACATGAGGATGCGCGTCCCGAAGCCCACGAACGCTATTTAGACATACAATATATTGTGAAAGGTGAGGAATTTATGGGCTATGTACCTTTGGAAGATCAGGAAGTAATGACACCTTATAATGTCGAAAAAGACGTGATTTTTTATCATGCCGAGGTAAGTCCAGTAAAAATTAGCGAAGGTATGTTTGCCTTATTTTATCCTGGTGACATCCATGCTCCTAGCATGAAAATAGAAACTTCAAAACCCGTAAAAAAAGTAGTGGTTAAAGTAGCTGTATAG
- a CDS encoding transposase, with the protein MIDRFHVQNIINFFDNRSTNAAAESFNAKVKDFRRQFRGVVDVKFFFFRLTKIFAWQLQTTFTPNFWH; encoded by the coding sequence ATAATCGACCGTTTTCATGTTCAGAACATCATTAATTTCTTCGATAACAGAAGTACCAATGCTGCAGCAGAATCTTTCAATGCAAAAGTAAAGGATTTCAGAAGGCAATTCAGAGGTGTTGTTGATGTAAAATTCTTCTTCTTCAGATTAACAAAAATATTTGCATGGCAACTACAAACAACATTTACACCCAACTTTTGGCACTGA
- a CDS encoding fasciclin domain-containing protein has protein sequence MKVLKINWYFLVVIILTLNLGLTSCDDDDDTGKEDPKEETNTIVDIASSDATFSILVEALTKADLVSALSGSTEYTVFAPTNTAFEALLSELGASSLDDISKDELTKILLYHVVAGANSSTVLSTGYYPSISEKEGGYYYSIYFNKEDLMLNGAASITQADVMADNGYIHIIDAVMLPPSITDHAIANPALSSLTAAVVKAELATTLDDDENNFTVFAPTDDAFEMLFEDLDVTLDDLSKEALTPILLYHVVNAFVPAAQVTSGYVSALAMGQDNYLSANIDVSNSTVMLNKATVVLTDVVATNGIVHVIDQVLMPNTVVDLAMNNTAFSILVEAVVKAELAETLSGEGPFTVFAPTNAAFEALFATLNVNGIEDLSKETLTPILLAHVVSGNVRSSDLSNGSVPTLNTEKDLTIDISSKVMIDGDISVIIADVQGTNGVVHAIDKVIVP, from the coding sequence ATGAAAGTTCTTAAAATCAACTGGTATTTTTTAGTAGTCATTATTTTAACTTTAAACTTGGGTTTAACAAGCTGTGATGATGACGATGATACAGGGAAAGAAGACCCTAAGGAGGAAACAAATACAATTGTAGACATTGCATCATCAGATGCTACATTTTCAATTTTAGTAGAGGCGCTTACAAAGGCCGATTTGGTTTCAGCCTTAAGTGGGAGTACTGAGTATACTGTTTTTGCGCCAACCAATACTGCCTTTGAGGCTTTGTTAAGTGAACTTGGAGCATCCTCTTTGGACGATATTTCGAAGGATGAGTTGACTAAAATATTGCTTTATCATGTGGTTGCAGGAGCTAATTCATCTACAGTATTATCTACAGGTTATTATCCTTCTATCAGTGAAAAGGAAGGTGGTTATTACTATTCCATATATTTTAACAAGGAAGACTTGATGCTCAACGGTGCTGCGAGCATCACACAGGCCGATGTGATGGCCGACAATGGTTATATTCACATAATAGATGCTGTAATGTTGCCACCGTCTATTACAGATCATGCCATTGCCAATCCTGCCTTGTCCAGTTTAACGGCAGCCGTTGTAAAAGCAGAGTTGGCTACAACCTTAGATGACGATGAAAACAATTTCACTGTTTTTGCCCCCACAGATGATGCCTTTGAAATGTTATTTGAAGATCTAGATGTCACCTTGGATGATCTTAGTAAGGAGGCTCTTACACCTATTCTGTTATATCATGTGGTTAATGCTTTTGTTCCAGCTGCTCAGGTTACTTCTGGGTATGTGAGTGCTTTGGCCATGGGGCAAGATAATTATTTGAGTGCTAATATTGATGTTAGCAACTCAACGGTGATGCTGAATAAGGCAACTGTAGTTTTGACGGATGTGGTGGCCACCAATGGAATTGTCCATGTAATTGATCAGGTACTTATGCCCAATACCGTGGTTGACCTGGCCATGAATAACACTGCTTTTTCAATATTAGTTGAAGCTGTAGTTAAAGCAGAATTAGCAGAAACGCTTTCTGGCGAAGGTCCTTTTACCGTATTTGCTCCTACTAATGCAGCTTTTGAAGCTTTGTTTGCTACTCTTAATGTAAATGGAATTGAAGATTTGAGTAAAGAAACTTTGACACCTATATTATTAGCACATGTGGTAAGTGGTAATGTGAGATCGTCGGATTTGAGTAATGGTAGTGTGCCTACTTTGAACACAGAAAAAGATCTGACCATCGATATTAGCAGTAAAGTTATGATTGATGGTGATATCAGTGTCATAATAGCAGATGTGCAAGGAACCAATGGCGTAGTTCATGCAATTGATAAAGTAATTGTTCCTTAA
- a CDS encoding MFS transporter, with the protein MQILQQLNSTEKKAFKLHLFYSSIDGVARGALVLNEFIFIKSLKGSNVQLAFLFQFSMVVFLFAMLANEVMRRYPNRKTLLRTVGILTRLPLVIFSIFPAVNAETGLSPNFLFLFLGVFLLFYTSQIAVIPSINQYLKGNYRHNNFGKLFSYSTTVNKILMMVSIFTVGLLLDHDANSYRIFYPLVGILGVISIFQLTRIDFKQKLEPTTTPITKALGNSFKRIFSILKNNTPFRHLEIGFILYGFAWMSTHAVVTIFYKEALDLNYSSVSFYNNAYNLVAICVLPLFGKLIGKNDPRRFGIITFSSLMMFIFFTGLSEYFTSYNEIWGLKLYHMLLIAVIFNGLFMGSMPILWGIGSSYFCEPHEAADYQSVHLFLTGARALFAPIIGIQLYEYFGFSITYLAGIAFLVLAIFLMIYSEKRFPKNT; encoded by the coding sequence ATGCAAATACTTCAACAATTAAATAGCACTGAAAAAAAAGCCTTTAAGCTTCATTTATTTTACAGCAGCATTGACGGTGTTGCTCGTGGTGCTCTGGTATTAAACGAGTTTATTTTTATTAAATCACTCAAAGGATCCAATGTACAGCTAGCATTTTTGTTTCAGTTTAGCATGGTGGTATTTTTATTTGCTATGTTGGCCAATGAGGTGATGCGACGTTATCCCAACCGAAAAACATTATTAAGAACAGTTGGTATTTTAACCAGACTACCACTGGTTATCTTCTCTATATTTCCGGCCGTCAATGCCGAAACAGGACTATCACCCAACTTCCTCTTCCTATTTTTGGGCGTATTCCTACTTTTCTATACCTCTCAGATAGCTGTAATCCCCTCTATCAATCAATATTTAAAAGGAAATTACAGGCACAATAACTTTGGAAAACTTTTCAGTTATTCCACTACGGTAAACAAAATATTAATGATGGTATCGATCTTTACCGTTGGCTTACTGCTGGATCATGATGCCAATTCCTATCGTATATTCTATCCTTTGGTAGGAATTTTAGGGGTTATCTCTATATTCCAACTCACCCGTATAGATTTTAAACAGAAGCTGGAACCAACTACAACACCCATAACAAAGGCGCTAGGAAATTCTTTTAAACGCATCTTCTCCATCTTAAAAAACAACACTCCTTTTCGTCACCTCGAGATAGGATTTATACTTTATGGTTTTGCATGGATGAGTACACATGCCGTTGTTACCATTTTCTACAAAGAAGCGCTGGATCTAAACTATTCGTCGGTATCCTTTTACAACAACGCCTATAACTTAGTAGCCATATGCGTATTACCTTTATTTGGAAAGCTAATAGGAAAAAACGATCCTCGACGATTTGGAATCATCACATTCAGTTCCTTGATGATGTTTATTTTTTTCACAGGTCTATCGGAATATTTTACAAGTTACAATGAAATATGGGGCTTGAAATTATATCATATGTTATTAATTGCTGTAATTTTCAACGGCCTATTTATGGGTAGCATGCCTATTCTTTGGGGAATTGGGAGTAGTTACTTCTGTGAGCCACACGAAGCCGCCGATTATCAATCGGTCCATCTATTTTTAACTGGTGCAAGGGCTCTTTTTGCACCTATCATAGGCATACAGTTATATGAGTATTTTGGCTTTAGTATCACCTATCTGGCAGGAATAGCCTTTTTAGTTCTCGCTATTTTTCTAATGATCTATTCCGAAAAAAGATTCCCCAAAAACACATAA
- a CDS encoding MerR family transcriptional regulator, which translates to MAIYSIKDLEKISGIKAHTIRIWERRYGVIEPMRSNTNIRKYSDDDLKRILNISILNQNGFKISKIANLDNHQLKEKVIDLCLDHGNTNIQIESLVVSMLELNEYKFNNVLTTSIIKRGFENTVEEILFPFLDRIGVLWQAGTINPAQEHFISNLIRQKLIVAIDNEMVKEKNAKQITFFLAEDELHEIGLLFYSLLARKAGFRVIYLGVSVPFEDLKAINQIQKADAFFTSFINPSSEGDLEALLKSYKEGLQDTPFLITGLQVKNHGHMIPDGFHLISSASDFRAVLHTL; encoded by the coding sequence ATGGCCATATATTCGATCAAAGATTTAGAGAAAATTTCAGGTATAAAAGCGCATACTATTCGTATTTGGGAAAGAAGGTATGGGGTGATCGAGCCTATGCGTAGCAATACCAATATAAGAAAATACTCCGATGATGATTTAAAGCGTATATTAAATATTTCTATACTCAATCAAAATGGTTTTAAGATTTCTAAAATTGCCAACCTAGACAATCATCAGTTAAAAGAAAAGGTTATTGACCTGTGCTTGGATCATGGAAATACAAATATACAAATAGAAAGTCTGGTGGTGTCGATGTTGGAACTTAATGAATATAAGTTCAACAATGTATTAACGACTTCTATCATAAAAAGGGGGTTTGAAAATACAGTGGAAGAAATACTGTTTCCTTTTTTAGACAGGATTGGTGTGTTGTGGCAAGCAGGTACAATTAATCCGGCACAGGAACATTTTATTAGTAATCTGATACGTCAAAAGTTAATTGTTGCCATCGATAATGAAATGGTGAAGGAAAAAAATGCAAAGCAAATAACCTTCTTTTTGGCAGAAGATGAATTACATGAAATAGGACTGTTGTTTTATAGTCTACTAGCCCGTAAGGCAGGATTTCGCGTTATATATTTAGGTGTATCGGTTCCCTTTGAGGATTTAAAGGCAATTAATCAAATACAAAAAGCTGATGCATTTTTTACATCCTTTATTAATCCCTCATCAGAAGGGGATTTGGAAGCACTATTAAAATCATATAAAGAAGGCTTACAAGATACACCTTTTCTAATTACGGGACTGCAGGTCAAAAATCATGGACATATGATTCCGGATGGTTTTCATTTGATATCTAGTGCCAGCGATTTTAGGGCGGTATTGCATACCTTGTAG
- a CDS encoding YicC/YloC family endoribonuclease has protein sequence MIKSMTGFGKATCELSDKKISIEIKSLNSKQLDVNMRLPNIYREKDLILRNELANQLGRGKVDVGFYVDYLGAEKNASINSQVIETYYNQLSPIADKLGLSGNTDILRAIMPLPDTVKIEQAELDESEWATIFDTFKSALDKLNSFRAQEGKVLQKDIVERIANIKNYQKAVEPYESERIEKVRERILDQLNELKEKINLDKNRFEQEMIFYLEKLDITEEKVRLKNHLNYFIETIENEELVGKKLGFITQEIGREINTMGSKANHSEIQKLVIQMKDELEKIKEQNLNVL, from the coding sequence ATGATTAAATCAATGACCGGATTTGGCAAGGCAACTTGCGAACTTTCCGACAAAAAAATAAGCATTGAAATTAAGTCGCTCAACAGCAAGCAGCTGGACGTAAACATGCGCCTCCCTAACATTTACAGGGAAAAAGATTTGATTCTTAGAAACGAACTTGCCAACCAATTAGGAAGAGGAAAGGTTGATGTTGGATTTTACGTTGACTATCTCGGAGCTGAAAAAAATGCATCTATCAACTCCCAGGTCATTGAAACTTATTATAATCAACTATCCCCCATTGCCGACAAGCTAGGTTTATCAGGAAACACCGACATATTAAGAGCCATTATGCCCTTACCAGACACGGTTAAGATTGAGCAAGCCGAATTAGACGAAAGCGAATGGGCTACCATTTTCGACACTTTTAAGTCGGCCTTAGATAAACTAAATAGCTTTAGGGCGCAAGAAGGCAAGGTACTTCAAAAAGACATTGTAGAACGTATCGCTAATATCAAAAATTACCAGAAGGCTGTAGAACCCTATGAGTCGGAAAGAATAGAAAAGGTAAGAGAGCGCATTCTAGACCAATTAAATGAGCTCAAAGAAAAAATTAACCTTGACAAGAACCGGTTTGAGCAGGAAATGATCTTTTATCTGGAAAAACTGGATATTACGGAGGAAAAAGTGAGACTAAAAAATCACTTAAATTACTTTATTGAAACCATTGAAAACGAAGAATTGGTAGGTAAAAAATTAGGTTTTATCACCCAGGAAATTGGTCGTGAAATTAATACCATGGGGTCTAAGGCCAATCACTCCGAAATACAAAAGTTAGTCATTCAAATGAAAGACGAACTGGAAAAAATAAAAGAGCAAAACTTAAACGTGCTTTAA
- a CDS encoding FUSC family membrane protein has translation MVKLHIHIKHQAWFQRLVKEFWRHPNRLTATKVMITMAVQAIPFIILGNPFLVVTLSLGTVAAALSERDDHPRGRIKALAITIISFAITTLSVSLLKPYPILFGTGFIASTIVFVLIGGISERYRGISYGAILIGIYAMIGYREEYLWYEQALFLCAGALFYGLLSLYLLYRKPWRLLEEQLATGFMALSEYLKEKAKNFPSEKSEQTNHQAILNIKVVNALEKCKEVINVYGQEVKSQKQLIPYLQRFMLLQSLHERAASGHENYEKLADKEEYKELLEGFAELLHQLSHASKLVAENMLTGEPYSHPVSIGWIVNALEFEIEKVPQHHKQLLELLLHNLNRSHQSLKNIDLPDKSTSVPRLGQDERTILQRIKEQLNWSHPRLRYAIRLSACFLIGYLIIQHYKLENGEWILLTSLFVSQPTYSETRRKLLERIVGTLTGVSIGILMLQLLPTQSGQFILLLASGFSFFYWRFSNYSYAVIFISIYVLANNQLTTESGGYVLIPRVIDTLIGSLLSFLTIRFLWPNWQHKQIPKLLSKALQNNSLYFNAIINRTNLQKDDYDYRLARRLAHKADNALTLAWQSMQVEPKKRRHLIEQAFKLTYLNHALLSYLSALGALYQDHTKLALAQEINTAITLTLNRTATRLSKDESTHIDSLKPVLMNLRDMINDYSQGKERQHLRLIYNIAAVSNKLLKESASFQK, from the coding sequence ATGGTAAAATTGCATATACACATCAAGCATCAGGCATGGTTTCAACGCTTAGTAAAGGAATTTTGGCGACACCCCAACCGCCTCACTGCAACCAAGGTAATGATAACAATGGCAGTTCAAGCCATTCCTTTTATCATCTTAGGAAATCCATTTCTGGTGGTCACCTTATCTCTTGGTACTGTAGCTGCTGCATTGTCTGAAAGAGATGACCATCCCAGAGGAAGAATAAAAGCTCTGGCCATTACAATTATCAGCTTTGCCATCACCACATTATCTGTCTCACTATTGAAACCTTATCCCATTTTATTTGGCACAGGTTTTATAGCATCAACAATCGTATTCGTGCTTATTGGAGGTATTAGCGAAAGATACCGGGGCATTTCCTATGGCGCCATATTGATTGGCATTTATGCCATGATAGGATATAGAGAGGAATACCTATGGTACGAACAAGCTCTGTTTTTATGTGCGGGAGCCCTTTTTTACGGACTACTCTCCCTCTATCTATTATATCGAAAACCATGGCGTTTATTGGAAGAACAGTTGGCTACCGGCTTTATGGCTTTGTCGGAATATTTAAAAGAAAAAGCGAAAAATTTCCCCTCAGAAAAGTCTGAACAAACCAATCACCAAGCCATTTTAAATATTAAGGTGGTAAATGCTTTGGAGAAATGTAAAGAGGTTATTAATGTGTATGGCCAGGAAGTGAAATCACAAAAACAACTTATACCATACCTACAACGCTTCATGCTCTTGCAGAGTTTGCATGAACGAGCAGCTTCAGGCCACGAGAATTATGAAAAATTGGCCGACAAAGAAGAGTATAAAGAACTATTGGAAGGCTTTGCTGAATTACTCCATCAACTTTCTCATGCGTCCAAGTTAGTAGCCGAAAACATGCTAACCGGGGAACCATATTCACACCCTGTTTCCATAGGTTGGATTGTAAATGCCTTGGAATTTGAAATCGAAAAAGTTCCACAGCATCATAAGCAATTACTGGAACTCCTATTGCATAACCTGAATCGTTCGCATCAGTCTTTAAAAAATATTGATCTCCCTGATAAGAGTACCTCTGTTCCTCGACTAGGACAAGATGAAAGAACGATCCTACAACGCATCAAAGAGCAGTTAAACTGGAGCCACCCCAGACTAAGATATGCCATCAGACTAAGCGCCTGTTTCTTAATTGGATATTTAATCATTCAACACTATAAACTTGAAAACGGAGAATGGATATTACTCACCTCCCTATTTGTTAGTCAGCCCACCTACAGTGAAACAAGAAGAAAATTACTGGAAAGAATCGTGGGGACTTTAACGGGTGTAAGCATTGGGATATTAATGCTACAACTCCTACCTACACAAAGTGGTCAGTTTATACTTTTACTGGCCAGTGGTTTTAGCTTCTTTTACTGGCGGTTTTCGAACTATTCTTATGCGGTCATTTTTATCAGCATATATGTACTGGCCAATAACCAGCTCACCACAGAGTCGGGCGGATATGTGCTTATACCAAGAGTAATAGACACACTGATTGGATCATTATTGTCTTTTCTGACCATACGCTTTTTATGGCCCAACTGGCAACATAAACAAATACCCAAGTTATTGAGCAAGGCACTACAAAATAACAGCTTATATTTCAATGCCATTATCAACAGAACCAATCTCCAAAAGGACGATTACGATTACCGTTTGGCTCGCAGACTTGCTCACAAAGCAGACAATGCATTAACATTGGCCTGGCAAAGCATGCAAGTGGAACCCAAAAAAAGAAGGCATTTGATAGAGCAAGCATTTAAACTAACCTACCTTAACCATGCCTTACTCTCATACCTATCTGCGCTAGGAGCTCTATACCAAGACCATACAAAACTAGCCCTAGCCCAAGAAATCAACACTGCCATAACACTAACCTTAAATAGAACCGCAACACGCTTAAGCAAAGATGAATCTACCCACATAGATTCGTTAAAACCAGTATTAATGAACTTAAGAGATATGATTAATGATTATTCTCAAGGGAAAGAAAGACAACATCTACGTTTAATATACAATATTGCCGCAGTAAGTAATAAACTATTGAAAGAATCGGCATCCTTTCAAAAATGA
- a CDS encoding rhomboid family intramembrane serine protease — MKGLGPNTPIEKRRFLHSILFPTFFSLLIFTIRLVEELEGVSFSHYGVRPLTKEGLWGILFAPLIHGDWDHLYSNLVSMFVLGLALFYFYNKIAYKVFFLIYLLSGMGLWLAARDSWHIGASGMIYGLAGFLSLSGIIRKHIGLIAISFLVIFFYGSLVWGAFPLKVNLPYSWEGHFWGGLAGILLAVLFKNEGPQRPHSPLEDEEDEVDNEGADAYWLKNDIEP; from the coding sequence ATGAAAGGATTAGGCCCCAATACCCCCATAGAGAAGAGAAGATTTTTGCATAGTATTCTGTTTCCAACTTTTTTTTCGTTGCTTATATTCACCATTAGGCTGGTGGAGGAATTGGAAGGAGTGTCTTTTTCTCATTATGGTGTTCGACCATTAACAAAAGAAGGTTTATGGGGTATCTTATTTGCTCCGCTTATTCATGGTGATTGGGATCATTTATATTCTAACTTAGTTTCTATGTTTGTGCTAGGGCTTGCTTTGTTTTATTTTTATAATAAAATAGCCTATAAAGTATTTTTTCTCATATACCTTCTCAGTGGTATGGGGTTGTGGTTGGCAGCCCGTGATTCGTGGCATATTGGAGCGAGTGGGATGATATATGGGTTGGCCGGTTTTTTGTCGCTGAGTGGAATCATACGAAAGCACATTGGTTTAATTGCTATCTCGTTTTTGGTTATTTTTTTCTACGGTAGCCTAGTGTGGGGAGCCTTTCCTTTAAAGGTAAATTTGCCTTATTCGTGGGAGGGACATTTTTGGGGTGGTTTGGCCGGAATATTGTTAGCCGTTTTATTTAAAAACGAAGGTCCTCAACGACCTCATTCACCGCTTGAGGATGAGGAAGATGAGGTGGATAATGAGGGGGCAGATGCCTATTGGTTAAAAAATGATATTGAACCATAA
- a CDS encoding M48 family metallopeptidase, whose amino-acid sequence MMKNYWKQLGTLAIIAIVAVSCSTVPITGRSQLNLLPESQMAEMGLTNYSEFLKEAKLSTDQEQAALVKKVGQKIAAAVEEYLNSNGLSSYVENFNWEFNLVEDDTPNAWCMPGGKVVFYTGILPYTKDEAGLAVVMGHEIAHAVARHGNERMSQQMGVQAVAAGLQVALKEKPEQTQQIYMGAFGLGAQYGMTLPFSRKHETEADKMGLVFMAMAGYDPAVAAEFWTRMSQSGGQKPPEFMSTHPADDTRIKDIKAYLPEAYKYMKK is encoded by the coding sequence ATGATGAAGAACTATTGGAAACAGCTAGGGACACTCGCTATTATTGCGATTGTGGCAGTGTCTTGTTCAACTGTACCTATTACAGGACGTTCACAGTTGAACTTGTTGCCTGAGTCGCAAATGGCTGAAATGGGATTGACTAACTATAGTGAGTTTTTAAAAGAAGCCAAGCTATCTACGGATCAAGAACAAGCTGCATTGGTGAAAAAAGTTGGACAAAAGATTGCTGCTGCGGTAGAAGAATATTTGAATAGCAACGGACTAAGTAGTTATGTGGAAAACTTTAATTGGGAGTTTAACCTAGTTGAGGATGATACGCCTAATGCTTGGTGCATGCCTGGAGGAAAGGTGGTGTTTTATACCGGAATTCTTCCATATACCAAAGATGAAGCTGGTTTGGCTGTGGTGATGGGGCATGAAATAGCACATGCTGTGGCACGGCATGGTAATGAGCGTATGAGTCAGCAGATGGGAGTGCAGGCGGTTGCAGCAGGTTTACAAGTTGCTTTGAAGGAAAAACCAGAACAAACGCAGCAAATTTATATGGGTGCTTTTGGATTGGGAGCGCAGTATGGTATGACTTTGCCTTTCTCCAGAAAACATGAGACAGAGGCCGATAAGATGGGACTCGTATTTATGGCAATGGCGGGTTATGACCCAGCAGTGGCAGCTGAATTTTGGACTCGCATGTCGCAAAGTGGAGGGCAAAAACCGCCTGAATTTATGAGTACGCACCCCGCGGATGATACTCGTATCAAGGATATCAAGGCCTATTTGCCAGAGGCTTATAAGTACATGAAAAAATAA